Proteins found in one Plasmodium knowlesi strain H genome assembly, chromosome: 12 genomic segment:
- a CDS encoding trailer hitch homolog, putative, producing the protein MSSVSTLPYIGSKISLISNSEIRYEGILYTINTHESTVALQNVRSFGTEGRRQPDIPPSNEIYDFIIFRGKDIKDVTVSEPAKTIPDDPAIVSMNIAPSSKNNLSDNINYNNNVNMNKPLKTQNNMMQQQNDRNMNMNNRRYFNRQNYNFYYNNNPNNSGNNHNNNNNNNSGRNFNNFKYRNFRNYERPYIIGELESQPNPALKSKFSPDFDFSTNNLKFDKSTILDEKNKDPLTLNNNIQVGGYDKNSSFFDNISCETLDKQQGKDERVDREKLRMLDVDTFGIAAAHYRTSGHNRNNNRNRMRNNRNNKMMGNFNYNYYNRSQNPFNRYPAY; encoded by the coding sequence atgtctTCTGTATCAACCTTGCCATATATAGGGAGTAAAATTTCGTTAATTTCAAACTCCGAAATAAGATATGAAGGAATTTTGTACACGATAAATACGCACGAGTCGACCGTTGCATTGCAAAATGTTAGGTCATTTGGAACGGAGGGGAGAAGGCAGCCAGACATTCCACCATCAAATGAAATTTATGATTTTATAATATTCAGAGGAAAGGATATAAAAGATGTAACCGTTAGTGAACCTGCGAAGACTATTCCAGACGACCCAGCGATCGTTTCCATGAACATAGCACCATCGtctaaaaataatttgaGCGATAATATAAATTATAACAACAATGTTAATATGAATAAGCCACTGAAAACTCAAAACAATATGATGCAACAACAAAATGATAGAAATATGAACATGAATAATAGACGATATTTTAATAGGCAGAATTACAATTTTTACTATAATAATAATCCTAACAATAGCGGTAATAAtcacaacaataataataataataacagtgGTAGAAactttaacaattttaaatataGAAATTTTCGAAATTATGAAAGACCGTACATTATCGGGGAGCTTGAATCACAACCAAATCCAGCTCTAAAAAGCAAATTCAGCCCCGACTTTGACTTTAGTACAAATAATCTAAAGTTTGATAAAAGCACCATACTAGacgaaaagaataaagaccCCTTAACGCTGAATAACAATATTCAAGTAGGAGGGTATGATAAGAATTCCAGTTTTTTTGATAATATCAGTTGTGAAACGTTAGACAAACAACAGGGTAAGGATGAAAGAGTGGACCgagaaaaattaagaatgTTAGATGTAGACACCTTTGGAATAGCTGCAGCCCATTATAGAACCAGTGGACACAATCGAAACAACAACAGGAATAGAATGAGAAACAATAgaaataacaaaatgatgGGAAACTTCAACTACAACTATTATAATAGGAGTCAGAACCCTTTTAACAGATACCCTGCttattag